The following are from one region of the Cloacibacterium sp. TD35 genome:
- a CDS encoding FtsW/RodA/SpoVE family cell cycle protein — MEQQENKFELLKGDKVLWMVIILISFFSVFPVYSASSNLEYIVQNGTTTGHVIKHMFFVFLGLAIMRAVGTVKYEHIGKLSSILLGIMVILLFVTMFTGQKIDGASASRWLKIPGTPISFQPSSFAYLMLIIYLCRYLTKKIKRERLPIENIFYIFGPVLLVFGLVAKDNGSTALMILMVSLAVMLIGQLSSKYILGFLGISGLFVGVFLFLALKTDLIGSNRVHTWVSRIETFANSKKNENVEDETVKAKNYQVNQAKAAIVHGGITGMGPGKSALKQMLPQSASDFIFAIIVEEYGFFGALVLITLYMIMMIRIVMIASKMRAFFGSLLVLSLGIMIFVQLAVNIAVAVNLIPVTGQPLPLISYGGTSMLVTYLQLGIILNVSSRILTFEEEGMGKKQNVEEINDIA; from the coding sequence ATGGAACAACAAGAAAACAAATTTGAACTTTTAAAAGGCGACAAAGTGCTTTGGATGGTGATTATTTTAATCTCCTTCTTTTCCGTGTTCCCTGTATATTCTGCAAGTTCTAACTTAGAATACATTGTGCAGAATGGTACAACTACGGGACACGTTATCAAGCACATGTTTTTTGTTTTCTTAGGTTTAGCCATTATGAGAGCTGTAGGAACAGTAAAATACGAACACATCGGAAAACTAAGCAGTATCCTTCTCGGAATTATGGTGATTTTACTTTTTGTAACCATGTTTACAGGACAAAAAATCGACGGAGCGTCTGCTTCTCGTTGGTTAAAAATCCCAGGAACCCCTATTTCTTTTCAGCCATCAAGCTTTGCATACCTCATGTTAATTATTTATTTGTGTAGATATTTAACTAAAAAAATTAAAAGAGAAAGACTTCCGATAGAGAACATATTTTACATTTTCGGACCTGTTTTATTGGTTTTCGGATTAGTTGCCAAAGATAATGGGTCTACTGCATTGATGATTCTAATGGTTTCATTAGCAGTAATGTTAATAGGTCAACTTTCCTCCAAATACATTCTGGGATTTTTAGGAATATCAGGGCTTTTTGTGGGAGTTTTCTTGTTTTTGGCTTTAAAAACAGATTTAATTGGCAGCAATCGTGTTCATACTTGGGTAAGTAGAATAGAAACTTTTGCCAATTCTAAGAAAAACGAAAATGTAGAAGACGAAACAGTTAAAGCAAAAAACTATCAGGTAAACCAAGCAAAAGCAGCAATAGTTCACGGCGGAATTACAGGAATGGGACCAGGGAAATCTGCCTTAAAACAGATGCTTCCACAGTCTGCTTCGGATTTTATTTTCGCCATTATTGTAGAGGAATATGGTTTTTTTGGAGCATTAGTTCTTATCACTTTATACATGATTATGATGATAAGAATTGTGATGATTGCCAGTAAAATGCGGGCATTTTTTGGAAGTTTATTGGTGCTCAGTTTAGGAATTATGATTTTCGTGCAATTGGCAGTAAATATTGCTGTAGCGGTAAATCTTATTCCAGTAACAGGACAGCCACTTCCTTTGATTAGTTATGGAGGAACTTCAATGCTGGTTACTTATCTTCAATTAGGAATTATTCTGAATGTAAGTTCAAGAATTCTCACTTTCGAAGAAGAAGGAATGGGCAAAAAACAAAATGTAGAAGAAATAAATGATATAGCGTAA
- a CDS encoding GatB/YqeY domain-containing protein: MSLELTINEAIKTAMREKDKVALDSLRAVKSQILLLKTEAKGADVSAEQEIAILQRMIKQRKDSYEQFVAQNRNDLAEVEMAQMKVIEQFLPAQLSAEELEAEIKKIIAEVGAESLKDLGKVMGTASKALAGKSDGKSISEMVKKLLS, encoded by the coding sequence ATGAGTTTAGAACTTACCATAAACGAAGCGATTAAAACCGCAATGAGAGAAAAAGACAAAGTAGCTCTTGACTCTCTAAGAGCAGTAAAATCTCAAATTCTCTTGCTTAAAACTGAAGCAAAAGGAGCTGATGTTTCTGCAGAACAAGAAATTGCCATTCTCCAAAGAATGATTAAGCAAAGAAAAGATTCTTACGAACAATTTGTTGCTCAAAATAGAAATGATTTGGCAGAAGTGGAAATGGCACAAATGAAAGTGATTGAACAATTTTTACCTGCTCAACTTTCTGCGGAAGAATTAGAAGCAGAAATTAAAAAAATCATTGCCGAAGTAGGCGCAGAATCTCTAAAAGACTTAGGAAAAGTTATGGGAACTGCTTCTAAAGCTTTGGCAGGAAAATCAGATGGAAAATCCATCTCAGAAATGGTGAAAAAACTATTATCATAA
- a CDS encoding cell division protein FtsQ/DivIB gives MKNKWRILKIFVTVVIFGFLLSFSLKRFNDRKIDEQSIIVKLNDSSTPVYFVDEKDIRTIVERYNSTKKVGDVDIPSLEKKLNELPAVDSANVYLNLNGKLNVDIKQRVPVFRLNNGGKGFYVDKKGIEFPISKTYSHPCMLVSGDVKKKEYKKLIELIEKINKDSFCKNFFVGITKENGNYNLATSDGNYKVEIGDLDRIDFKVKGFKTFVEKYLVYQAPEKYSKISVKYDNQIVTTLNSGYKPEEDSLQTNEQTTINTVTGTQKTEEKTIN, from the coding sequence ATGAAAAACAAGTGGAGAATTCTCAAAATTTTTGTCACAGTAGTCATCTTCGGATTTCTATTGAGCTTCTCTTTGAAGAGATTCAATGACAGAAAAATTGATGAACAATCTATCATTGTTAAGTTAAATGATAGCTCAACACCTGTTTATTTTGTAGACGAAAAAGACATTAGAACCATTGTAGAAAGGTATAATTCTACAAAAAAAGTGGGCGATGTAGACATCCCGAGTTTAGAAAAAAAATTAAACGAATTGCCTGCTGTGGATAGTGCAAACGTATACCTCAATCTGAACGGAAAACTGAATGTAGATATCAAACAAAGAGTTCCCGTTTTTAGATTAAATAATGGTGGAAAAGGATTTTATGTAGACAAAAAAGGAATAGAATTCCCAATTTCTAAAACATACTCTCATCCTTGCATGCTGGTTTCTGGCGATGTAAAGAAGAAAGAGTATAAAAAACTCATTGAGTTAATAGAAAAAATAAACAAAGATAGTTTCTGCAAAAATTTCTTTGTAGGAATCACAAAAGAAAACGGAAACTACAATCTTGCAACAAGCGACGGAAACTATAAAGTAGAAATCGGTGATTTAGATAGAATAGATTTTAAAGTAAAAGGTTTTAAAACATTTGTAGAAAAATATTTGGTCTATCAAGCTCCAGAAAAATATTCTAAAATTTCTGTAAAATATGATAACCAAATCGTAACCACTCTTAATTCCGGTTATAAACCCGAAGAAGACAGTTTACAAACAAATGAACAAACCACAATAAACACCGTAACAGGAACACAAAAAACCGAAGAAAAAACAATTAATTAA
- the murG gene encoding undecaprenyldiphospho-muramoylpentapeptide beta-N-acetylglucosaminyltransferase: MSKKLKVLMSGGGTGGHIFPAVAIAQEIQKRFPDAEFLFMGANGKMEMEKVPQAGFKIEGLNIAGFDRGNLLANINLPFKVISSLLKARKIIKEFQPDFAVGTGGFASGPALFIAARMGIPTFIQEQNSLPGKTNIFNAKKAKTVFTAYPNMEKFFHGTKTLFLGNPIRKNIITDIIDSDLAKEKLGLEKGKLTILSVGGSLGSRTLNNGWKENINQVLEKDYQLIWQTGKLDYKNILEETKDIHSRNIQIVEFIKNMEMAYSAADVIVSRAGAIAISELAIAKKPVLLVPFPFAAEDHQTKNAQTLVEKNAAKMVKDTEMKDKFWNTLSEICENEDLRTEMAQNLEFFAKPKATEEIVDEILKTL, from the coding sequence ATGAGCAAAAAATTAAAAGTTTTAATGAGTGGTGGTGGAACAGGTGGTCACATCTTTCCAGCTGTTGCCATTGCGCAGGAAATACAAAAACGTTTTCCTGATGCAGAGTTTTTGTTCATGGGTGCCAATGGAAAAATGGAGATGGAAAAAGTTCCGCAAGCTGGTTTCAAGATTGAAGGATTAAACATCGCAGGATTTGACAGAGGAAATCTTTTGGCTAATATTAATTTACCGTTTAAGGTAATTTCTAGTTTGCTTAAAGCTAGAAAAATCATCAAAGAATTCCAGCCAGATTTTGCTGTGGGAACAGGAGGTTTTGCAAGCGGGCCAGCTTTATTCATCGCTGCGAGAATGGGAATCCCTACTTTTATCCAAGAGCAGAATTCTCTTCCTGGGAAAACCAATATTTTCAATGCTAAAAAGGCAAAAACTGTTTTCACCGCCTATCCAAATATGGAAAAATTCTTCCACGGAACGAAAACATTATTTTTAGGAAATCCTATCAGAAAAAACATTATTACTGATATCATTGACAGCGATTTAGCCAAAGAAAAATTAGGTTTAGAAAAAGGGAAGTTAACGATACTTTCAGTAGGCGGTTCATTAGGTTCTAGAACTTTGAATAACGGCTGGAAAGAAAACATTAATCAAGTTTTAGAAAAAGATTACCAACTCATTTGGCAAACAGGTAAACTAGATTATAAAAATATTTTAGAAGAAACGAAAGACATTCACAGCAGAAACATTCAAATAGTAGAATTTATTAAAAACATGGAAATGGCTTATTCTGCGGCAGATGTAATTGTTTCTAGAGCTGGAGCGATAGCGATTTCGGAATTGGCAATTGCTAAAAAGCCAGTTTTGCTAGTTCCTTTTCCGTTTGCAGCAGAAGATCATCAAACCAAAAACGCTCAGACTTTGGTTGAAAAAAATGCTGCTAAAATGGTGAAAGACACAGAGATGAAAGATAAATTCTGGAACACGCTTTCAGAAATTTGCGAAAACGAAGATTTGAGAACGGAAATGGCTCAAAATTTAGAATTTTTTGCAAAACCAAAAGCGACAGAAGAAATTGTAGATGAAATATTAAAGACATTATGA
- the murC gene encoding UDP-N-acetylmuramate--L-alanine ligase — protein MKNYQNFYFVGIGGIGMSALARYFHAAGKNVLGYDKTETKLTTELQKEGISITFEDMVDEKISSLKKEETLVIYTPAIKVLGILDYFNENGFEVLKRAKVLGMITEDTNCIAVAGTHGKTTTSSLVAHLCKVADLPFSGFLGGIAENYKSNFIFNGTEMSVLEADEYDRSFLNLSPDWAIITSIDADHLDIYGDTETIEQGFRDFADLVPENDQLFVRKGVNIGRPCKTYAVNEEADYYSDNLHIVDGWMMFDFHAGEQTVEFAWQIPGTHNVENATAAIAVLHNLGADFTALQEGISSFKGIKRRYTKHIFENGKIYVDDYAHHPTELNAVMGSIRTFNPNKKLLVVFQPHLFSRTRDFADGFGESLAAADELLLLDIYPARELQKDFDGVTSDWLLEKVQLEKKEACSLSEAFEKIKEKDFDILLTVGAGNIDTLYDPIMNWIGTLKN, from the coding sequence ATGAAAAACTATCAAAACTTTTACTTCGTAGGAATCGGTGGAATCGGTATGTCTGCTTTGGCAAGATATTTCCATGCTGCCGGGAAAAATGTTTTGGGCTATGATAAAACCGAAACCAAACTCACTACAGAGCTTCAGAAGGAAGGAATTTCTATCACTTTTGAAGATATGGTAGATGAGAAAATTTCGTCTTTGAAGAAAGAAGAAACATTAGTGATTTATACACCTGCGATTAAAGTTTTAGGAATTTTAGATTATTTCAATGAAAATGGTTTTGAAGTTTTAAAACGCGCAAAAGTTCTCGGCATGATTACCGAAGATACCAATTGTATCGCGGTAGCTGGAACGCATGGCAAAACAACTACCTCTAGTTTGGTAGCACATCTTTGCAAAGTGGCTGATCTTCCATTTTCAGGATTTTTAGGTGGAATTGCAGAAAATTATAAGTCAAATTTCATCTTTAACGGAACAGAAATGTCTGTTTTAGAAGCAGATGAATATGACAGAAGTTTCCTCAACCTTTCACCAGATTGGGCAATTATTACATCTATTGATGCAGACCATCTTGATATTTATGGAGATACTGAAACCATAGAACAAGGTTTCAGGGATTTTGCAGATTTAGTGCCAGAAAACGACCAGCTTTTCGTGAGAAAAGGAGTAAATATTGGCAGACCGTGTAAAACATATGCGGTAAATGAAGAAGCTGATTATTATTCTGATAATCTGCATATTGTAGATGGTTGGATGATGTTTGATTTTCATGCAGGCGAACAAACAGTAGAGTTTGCATGGCAAATTCCGGGAACGCATAATGTAGAAAATGCAACTGCTGCTATTGCTGTTTTGCACAATTTAGGAGCAGATTTTACAGCTTTACAAGAGGGGATTTCTAGTTTCAAAGGAATTAAAAGACGTTATACCAAACATATTTTTGAAAACGGTAAGATTTATGTAGATGATTATGCACACCACCCTACAGAACTGAATGCGGTAATGGGTTCTATCAGAACTTTTAACCCAAATAAAAAACTGTTGGTTGTGTTTCAGCCACATTTATTCAGCAGAACCAGAGATTTTGCAGATGGTTTTGGAGAAAGTTTAGCTGCAGCAGATGAATTGTTATTATTAGACATTTATCCAGCAAGAGAATTACAGAAAGATTTTGACGGTGTAACTTCTGATTGGTTGTTAGAAAAAGTACAGTTAGAGAAAAAAGAAGCGTGCAGTTTAAGCGAAGCTTTTGAAAAAATCAAAGAAAAAGATTTTGACATTTTGCTTACAGTAGGTGCAGGAAACATAGACACTTTGTATGACCCAATTATGAATTGGATTGGTACATTGAAAAATTAA
- the ftsZ gene encoding cell division protein FtsZ, translated as MENTLNTGFSFDLPKGNSSIIKVIGVGGGGNNALKHMYEKGIHGVDFVICNTDAQTLDNNPISTKVQLGAAITEGLGAGADPEVGEKSALESIDEIKAVLGHNTKMVFITAGMGGGTGTGAAPVIAKIAKEMGILTIGIVTVPFSFEGKRRLEQAEIGLEKLRNNVDSLIVINNDKLRQQFGNLGFKSGFAKADEVLANAAKGMAEVITGYFDVNIDFRDARSVLQNSGTALMSTGTASGENKAEEAVKKALDSPLLNDNKITGAKNVLLLIRSGNEEATMDEIGLINDHIQREAGNTADIIFGVGTDAELGDSISVLVIATGFAADDQKYAGPTEKIRYSLEDTPSSSKAKRESPFGKTSSEKFQENPMQNSSKSMFFLDDSNDSSTPDFPSNSVNQFAETQAAVMEERIEELRFFEDESLSIESSHQTFEVEEQENNVLELFSFDDEDVLESQSFTFETEEKKTTIIEETQFNAAQEVENVKLSVEETKEEISFIVEVKTVETYRPKAETKTLVEEKPIEFTFKIAEEIEEVKTVFENHTEEKITFTETKIEEEFKFIEKNTASDKVQARRDKLKEFNSRYQTIENENEFENIPAFRRKNINIGHENASQQQISSFLSENNGRVQLRENKFLNKDVD; from the coding sequence ATGGAAAATACATTAAATACAGGGTTTTCATTCGATTTACCAAAAGGGAATTCATCTATCATAAAAGTAATTGGTGTAGGTGGTGGAGGTAACAATGCGTTAAAACACATGTACGAAAAAGGAATACATGGAGTAGATTTTGTCATTTGTAACACCGATGCACAAACACTAGATAATAACCCAATTTCTACAAAAGTTCAGTTAGGAGCTGCAATCACAGAAGGTTTAGGCGCTGGAGCAGACCCAGAAGTTGGAGAAAAATCTGCCTTAGAAAGTATTGATGAAATCAAAGCTGTTCTAGGTCATAATACTAAAATGGTTTTCATTACCGCAGGAATGGGTGGCGGAACAGGTACTGGTGCTGCTCCTGTTATTGCAAAAATTGCCAAAGAAATGGGAATTTTAACCATTGGTATTGTTACCGTACCTTTTAGTTTTGAAGGTAAAAGAAGACTAGAACAAGCTGAAATTGGTCTAGAAAAACTTCGCAATAATGTAGATTCTTTGATTGTAATTAATAACGATAAACTTCGTCAGCAATTTGGTAACCTTGGCTTCAAATCTGGTTTTGCTAAAGCAGATGAAGTGTTAGCCAATGCTGCTAAAGGTATGGCAGAAGTAATTACAGGATATTTCGATGTAAATATAGACTTCCGTGATGCACGTTCAGTTTTACAAAACTCTGGCACCGCACTCATGTCTACAGGAACGGCTTCTGGCGAAAACAAAGCAGAAGAAGCAGTGAAAAAAGCACTAGACTCTCCATTATTAAATGATAATAAAATTACAGGAGCTAAAAACGTGCTTCTACTCATCAGAAGTGGAAACGAAGAAGCTACTATGGATGAAATCGGCTTAATTAATGACCACATACAGCGCGAAGCAGGTAACACAGCAGATATTATCTTCGGCGTGGGAACAGATGCAGAATTGGGAGATTCTATCAGCGTATTGGTTATTGCCACTGGTTTTGCAGCGGATGATCAAAAATATGCAGGTCCTACCGAAAAAATTAGATATTCATTAGAAGACACTCCTTCTTCTTCTAAAGCTAAGAGAGAGTCTCCATTTGGGAAAACTTCTTCTGAAAAATTTCAAGAAAACCCAATGCAAAACTCATCAAAAAGCATGTTTTTCTTAGATGATTCTAATGATAGCAGCACTCCAGACTTCCCTAGTAATTCTGTGAATCAATTTGCAGAAACACAAGCAGCTGTAATGGAAGAAAGAATTGAGGAACTTAGATTTTTTGAAGACGAAAGTTTAAGCATCGAAAGCAGTCATCAAACTTTTGAAGTAGAAGAACAAGAAAATAATGTTTTAGAATTATTTTCATTTGATGATGAAGATGTCTTAGAATCTCAATCTTTCACTTTTGAAACAGAAGAAAAGAAAACAACTATTATAGAAGAAACTCAGTTTAATGCTGCGCAAGAAGTAGAAAATGTAAAACTTTCTGTGGAAGAAACCAAAGAAGAAATTTCATTCATTGTAGAAGTAAAAACAGTTGAAACTTATAGACCAAAAGCAGAAACGAAAACTTTAGTTGAAGAAAAACCTATTGAATTTACCTTTAAAATTGCAGAAGAAATAGAAGAAGTAAAAACCGTTTTTGAAAATCACACTGAAGAAAAAATCACTTTTACAGAAACTAAAATTGAAGAGGAATTTAAATTTATAGAAAAAAATACCGCTTCAGATAAAGTTCAGGCAAGAAGAGATAAACTGAAAGAGTTTAACTCTCGTTATCAAACGATAGAAAACGAAAATGAATTCGAAAATATTCCTGCTTTCAGAAGAAAAAACATCAATATAGGTCACGAAAATGCTTCTCAACAGCAAATTTCTAGTTTCCTTTCTGAAAACAACGGAAGAGTACAACTCAGAGAAAACAAGTTTTTAAACAAAGACGTAGATTAA
- a CDS encoding BrxA/BrxB family bacilliredoxin yields the protein MYPADLVMPMKAELTDKGFQDLTSAEQVNDALKQPGTTLVMVNSVCGCAAGAARPGVIYSLTGDKKPDHLTTVFAGFDTEAVAEARKHFAPFPPSSPCVALFKDGELVHMLERHHIEGNPAGAIAANLQAAYEEFC from the coding sequence ATGTATCCAGCAGATTTAGTAATGCCAATGAAGGCAGAACTCACAGATAAAGGTTTCCAAGACCTTACCTCAGCAGAACAAGTAAATGATGCCCTTAAACAACCGGGAACTACCCTAGTAATGGTAAATTCGGTTTGTGGTTGCGCAGCAGGAGCAGCAAGACCAGGTGTTATTTATTCTTTAACTGGTGATAAAAAACCAGACCATTTAACTACTGTTTTTGCAGGTTTTGATACAGAAGCTGTAGCAGAAGCTAGAAAACACTTTGCGCCATTCCCACCAAGTTCACCTTGTGTAGCACTTTTCAAAGATGGAGAACTAGTTCACATGCTAGAAAGACACCACATCGAAGGAAATCCTGCAGGTGCTATTGCAGCAAATTTACAAGCAGCTTACGAAGAGTTTTGCTAA
- the murD gene encoding UDP-N-acetylmuramoyl-L-alanine--D-glutamate ligase — MKVVILGGGESGVGAAILAKTKGLEVFLSDKGEIKENYKKVLVENGIEFEEKNHDEERILAADWVIKSPGVPKKAEMVQKIKAKGIRLSSEIEFGAEFTNAKIIAITGSNGKTTTTSLIYHILKNDNLNVGLGGNIGKSFAMQVAQENFDYYVLEVSSFQLDDIQNFRPYISLLLNLSPDHLDQYNYNYEEYALAKFRIAENQENDNYFIYNKDDEMSQKLLQKLDLRVKQIPFSMKEKFDEGGFTEEEKIVVKLHDEFSMKIEDLSLMGTHNVANSLAASIAGKLLNISNESIRNSLMTFQAVEHRLEGVAEINGVKFINDSKATNVNATYYALESMKTPTIWIVGGTDKGNDYTEIEDLVKRKVKAIICLGLDNAKIINFFKDKKDIIVDTSSMEEAVKTAKSLAEKGDTVLLSPCCASFDLFNNYEHRGQLFKEEVLKTENSK, encoded by the coding sequence ATGAAAGTCGTAATTCTAGGAGGAGGAGAAAGTGGAGTGGGCGCTGCAATTTTGGCTAAAACTAAAGGTTTGGAAGTTTTTCTTTCAGACAAAGGCGAAATTAAAGAGAATTACAAAAAAGTTTTGGTAGAAAACGGAATCGAGTTTGAAGAAAAAAACCACGATGAAGAAAGAATTCTTGCTGCAGATTGGGTCATAAAATCTCCGGGAGTTCCTAAGAAAGCTGAAATGGTTCAAAAAATCAAAGCGAAAGGAATCAGACTTTCTTCGGAGATAGAATTCGGTGCAGAATTTACCAACGCCAAAATCATCGCCATCACAGGAAGTAATGGGAAAACCACTACTACATCGCTCATTTATCACATTCTGAAAAATGACAACTTGAATGTAGGTTTAGGTGGAAACATCGGCAAAAGTTTCGCAATGCAAGTTGCGCAAGAGAATTTTGATTATTATGTACTGGAAGTTAGTAGCTTCCAACTGGATGATATTCAGAATTTTAGACCATATATTTCTTTATTATTGAATTTGAGTCCAGACCATCTTGACCAATACAATTACAATTACGAAGAATATGCTTTGGCAAAATTCAGAATTGCCGAAAATCAAGAAAATGACAACTATTTCATCTACAATAAAGATGATGAAATGAGTCAAAAACTGCTTCAAAAATTAGATTTAAGAGTGAAGCAAATTCCATTCTCTATGAAGGAAAAATTTGATGAAGGAGGTTTTACAGAAGAGGAGAAAATTGTGGTAAAACTTCACGATGAGTTTTCTATGAAAATAGAAGATTTATCTCTGATGGGAACGCATAATGTTGCCAATAGCCTAGCAGCATCTATCGCTGGTAAACTATTGAATATCAGCAACGAAAGCATTAGAAATTCTCTGATGACTTTCCAAGCGGTAGAACACAGATTAGAAGGTGTGGCAGAAATTAATGGTGTGAAATTCATCAACGATTCTAAAGCAACCAATGTAAACGCTACCTACTATGCTTTAGAAAGCATGAAAACCCCAACGATTTGGATTGTTGGTGGAACAGACAAGGGAAATGATTACACAGAAATAGAAGATTTAGTAAAAAGAAAAGTAAAAGCGATTATTTGTTTAGGGCTTGACAATGCTAAAATCATTAATTTTTTCAAAGACAAAAAAGATATTATCGTAGATACTTCTAGCATGGAAGAAGCGGTGAAAACTGCGAAATCTTTAGCAGAAAAAGGCGATACCGTTTTACTTTCTCCTTGTTGTGCAAGTTTTGATTTATTCAATAACTATGAACATAGAGGACAATTATTTAAAGAAGAAGTTTTAAAAACAGAAAATTCAAAGTAA
- the ftsA gene encoding cell division protein FtsA: METHDYSVGLDIGTTKIVAIVGRKNAHGKIEVLGVGKAKSLGVHKGIVNNISQTISSIKAAISEAEKSSGVPIHRVTVGIAGKHIRSLQHSDYIMRENPDKYITDEDIEILKDQVKKLVMLPGEEIIHVLPQEYKVDSEGEIQEPIGMHGKRLEANFHVVVGQMGSIRNIARCVREAGLEMEALTLEPLASSEAVLTTEEKEAGVAIVDIGGGTTDIAIFKDNIIRHTCVIPYGGGIITDDIKEGCSIIEKHAEQLKVKFGSAVPDLEKDSTFVTIPGLHGRPDKEISLKSLASIINARVEEILEMVNTELKAYGAYEQKRKLIAGIVLTGGGSNLKNLRQLANYVTGFDARIGFANEYIANDKNQYLKSPEFATSIGLLMESLKIHDKKPVEKPVEEPKVIEIPQTENTVEDVKTEEQEIAKHIEEVKKNKPTFGQSILEKVKKFFEEVE, from the coding sequence ATGGAAACACATGATTATTCAGTAGGTTTAGACATTGGTACCACGAAAATTGTTGCCATTGTAGGCAGAAAAAATGCCCACGGAAAAATTGAAGTTTTAGGCGTAGGTAAAGCCAAAAGTTTGGGCGTTCACAAAGGAATTGTGAATAATATTTCTCAAACGATAAGCTCTATCAAAGCTGCTATTTCAGAAGCAGAAAAATCTTCAGGAGTTCCTATTCATAGAGTAACCGTAGGTATCGCAGGCAAACACATCCGTAGTCTGCAACACTCAGATTACATTATGAGAGAAAACCCAGATAAATATATCACAGATGAAGATATAGAAATCTTAAAAGACCAAGTAAAAAAACTGGTCATGCTTCCTGGCGAAGAAATCATACACGTGCTTCCACAAGAGTACAAAGTAGATTCTGAAGGCGAAATCCAAGAACCAATCGGCATGCACGGAAAACGTCTGGAAGCAAATTTCCATGTGGTAGTTGGTCAAATGGGAAGCATCAGAAATATCGCACGCTGCGTTCGCGAAGCTGGTTTAGAAATGGAAGCCCTTACTCTAGAACCTCTTGCCTCTTCAGAAGCTGTTCTTACTACTGAAGAAAAAGAAGCAGGAGTTGCCATCGTAGACATCGGTGGTGGTACTACAGATATTGCTATTTTTAAAGATAACATCATTCGTCATACTTGCGTCATTCCTTATGGTGGCGGAATTATCACAGATGACATTAAAGAAGGCTGTTCTATTATAGAAAAACACGCAGAGCAACTGAAAGTAAAATTCGGGTCTGCCGTTCCAGATTTAGAAAAAGATTCTACGTTTGTTACCATTCCAGGTTTACACGGAAGACCAGACAAAGAAATTTCTCTTAAATCATTGGCAAGTATTATCAATGCAAGAGTAGAAGAAATTCTCGAAATGGTAAATACAGAATTAAAAGCCTATGGAGCTTATGAACAAAAACGTAAATTGATTGCAGGAATTGTTTTAACGGGAGGCGGTTCTAATCTTAAAAACCTTCGCCAGTTAGCCAATTATGTAACAGGATTTGATGCGAGAATTGGTTTCGCCAATGAATATATTGCCAATGACAAAAACCAATATCTGAAATCTCCTGAGTTTGCTACCTCAATTGGTTTATTGATGGAAAGTTTAAAAATTCACGACAAAAAACCTGTTGAAAAACCTGTAGAAGAGCCAAAAGTAATAGAAATTCCTCAAACAGAAAATACAGTAGAAGATGTAAAAACCGAGGAACAAGAAATTGCAAAACACATCGAAGAGGTGAAGAAAAACAAACCTACTTTTGGACAATCAATCCTTGAAAAAGTAAAAAAATTCTTCGAAGAAGTAGAATAA